Proteins from a genomic interval of Arachis hypogaea cultivar Tifrunner chromosome 10, arahy.Tifrunner.gnm2.J5K5, whole genome shotgun sequence:
- the LOC112716144 gene encoding uncharacterized protein, whose amino-acid sequence MKPHQPKLKTQLFSCGFFRHCAQTVLSPTGNTLHSPPLPNTPPPPPPPPPPLPPHNLRNSCESSTSSSSSATSQSFTQWRFSLPTTPSTTTTTTPPPPQQPPPTPPPLLLPNNLEELFHLSELQLTTGSESDRAAAIHLLERSLVPNPPQDQPPCPPALLRHVIRHLTATTKILFALCLSPSNRRLAVEAGAVAAIVESAPDLDGAPAERALAALELMCTVAEGAEAVRAHALAVPVMVTMMGRTGARGKEYAIGVLAVVYGGSAAAERETAAPPEEVARAVELALQGECSARGRRKGSQLLKTLQLLSDSNYESPHSHINNEDQPT is encoded by the coding sequence ATGAAACCCCATCAACCAAAGCTGAAGACCCAACTCTTCTCCTGCGGCTTCTTCCGCCACTGTGCCCAAACTGTTCTCAGCCCCACCGGCAACACCCTCCACTCACCACCCCTCCCCAACACTCCTCCACCACCGCCACCGCCGCCACCACCACTACCGCCTCATAACCTTCGCAACTCATGCGAGTCCtccacctcttcttcttcctccgcaACCTCCCAAAGCTTCACCCAATGGAGATTCTCTCTCCCGACAAcaccctccaccaccaccaccactactccTCCTCCgccacaacaaccaccaccaactCCACCACCGCTTTTACTTCCCAACAATCTCGAAGAACTCTTTCACCTCTCCGAGCTTCAACTCACAACCGGCTCCGAATCCGACCGCGCCGCAGCCATCCACCTTCTAGAACGTTCTCTCGTCCCAAACCCTCCTCAGGACCAACCACCATGTCCACCCGCCCTCCTCCGCCACGTCATCCGCCACCTCACCGCCACCACCAAGATCCTCTTCGCCCTCTGCCTCTCCCCCTCCAACCGCCGCCTCGCCGTTGAGGCGGGAGCCGTCGCAGCCATCGTCGAGTCCGCCCCTGACCTCGACGGCGCACCCGCCGAGCGCGCCCTCGCCGCCCTGGAGCTGATGTGCACGGTGGCGGAGGGCGCGGAGGCGGTGAGGGCTCACGCGCTTGCAGTGCCTGTGATGGTAACCATGATGGGGAGGACGGGTGCTCGCGGGAAGGAGTACGCGATCGGAGTGCTTGCGGTGGTGTACGGAGGTTCTGCGGCTGCGGAGAGGGAGACGGCTGCTCCGCCCGAGGAAGTGGCGCGTGCAGTGGAGCTTGCGCTTCAGGGAGAGTGCAGCgcgagaggaagaagaaaaggaagccaGCTTTTGAAGACTCTTCAGCTTCTTTCTGACTCAAATTATGAGTCTCCTCACTCTCACATCAATAATGAAGATCAACCAACTTGA